One window of Drosophila busckii strain San Diego stock center, stock number 13000-0081.31 chromosome 3L, ASM1175060v1, whole genome shotgun sequence genomic DNA carries:
- the LOC108601120 gene encoding gustatory receptor for sugar taste 64f, translated as MKLLPSNLARKLRRWKKLRKSPLQRKLDLLHESARKRAFQHISADYVFEAQKEFADNTLTTLRVKQREPYLNNGSFHEAVGKVLLTAQCFAMMPVRGVTAKHPSRLSFSWRHVRTICCLIFLISTLCDLGLTIYKVVHGPINFNNIKPIIFKSSTLLVCLTALNLARNWPKLMLHWREIEQDLPEYHTQQQKCRMAHTINMIMLIGMMLSFAEHLLSMISAINYSFYCNATDDPVRNFFMLTNDHIFYVFNYAAPLAIWAKLQNVYATFIWNYMNIFVMVVSVGLASIFRQLNENLRIFKGMHLPPSYWSERRIQYRNICTLCGKMDTAISLITMVSFSNNLYFICVQLLRSLNPMPSVAHAVYFYFSLSYLIGRTLAVSLYAASVHDESRRSLRFLRLVPKDAWCPEAKRFAEEISSDLVALSGMKFFYLTRKLVLSVAGTIVTYELVLIQFHEDQDLWDCEASGNS; from the exons ATGAAGTTGCTGCCCAGCAATTTAGCGCGTAAGCTACGACGCTGGAAAAAGTTAAGAAAGTCGCCGCTGCAACGCAAATTGGATTTGCTGCATGAAAG cgcacGCAAGCGCGCCTTTCAGCATATTTCAGCGGACTATGTGTTTGAAGCGCAAAAGGAGTTTGCAGACAATACGCTCACAA CGCTGCGCGTAAAGCAACGTGAACCGTATCTAAACAATGGCAGCTTTCATGAAGCTGTTGGCAAGGTGCTGCTCACAGCTCAATGCTTTGCTATGATGCCAGTGCGTGGTGTAACCGCCAAGCATCCGAGCAGACTCAGCTTCAGCTGGCGGCATGTGCGCACCATTTGCTGTCTCATTTTTCTAATCTCCACGCTGTGCGATTTGGGCTTGACCATATACAAAGTTGTGCATGGCCCTATTAACTTTAACAACATTAAGCCTATAATATTCAAAAGCTCTACGCTTTTGGTTTGTCTTACAGCTTTGAACTTGGCGCGTAATTGGCCCAAGTTAATGCTACATTGGCGTGAGATTGAACAGGATTTGCCCGAGTATCatacacagcagcaaaagtgtcGCATGGCTCATACTATCAATATGATTATGCTTATAGGCATGATGTTGTCATTTG cGGAGCATTTGTTGAGTATGATTTCGgctataaattattcattCTACTGCAATGCTACGGACGATCCTGTGCGCAACTTTTTTATGCTAACCAACGATCATATCTTTTATGTTTTCAACTATGCAGCGCCGCTGGCTATTTGGGCCAagctgcaaaatgtttatGCCACCTTTATATGGAactatatgaatatatttgttatgGTTGTGAGCGTTGGACTGGCCTCAATTTTTCGAcagctaaatgaaaatttgcGCATCTTTAAAGGCATG catCTGCCGCCTTCGTATTGGTCGGAGCGTCGCATACAATATCGCAATATATGCACACTGTGTGGCAAAATGGACACCGCTATATCCTTAATTACAATGGTTAGCTTCAGCAACAATCTTTACTTTATATgcgtgcagctgctgcgcagtCTTAA cccCATGCCTTCGGTGGCGCATGCTGTCTACTTTTATTTCTCGCTCAGCTATCTGATTGGTCGCACTCTGGCCGTATCCTTGTATGCAGCCAGTGTGCATGATGAGTCGCGTCGCTCGCTGCGTTTTCTGCGGCTTGTGCCCAAGGACGCTTGGTGTCCGGAAGCCAAGCGCTTTGCTGAGGAAATCAGCAGCGATTTGGTTGCCTTAAGTGGCATGAAGTTCTTTTATCTAACACGCAAGCTCGTGCTAAGTGTTGCCGGCACAATTGTTACTTACGAA